TGACATTTACACCAGTTCAGCCtcattaaatgaataatgaggATATTTTTGTTAATGCCAAAGGGTCGTGATCATCCCTGTCATTTAGTTGTTACtcatagaaagaaagaaaaagatacgGTTACTTGTAATGCTGCCAAACATTCACTTCATGGTGTCTTCATTACAGCATGGTGTTAAAAAGGCGGCGATAAAGATCCTGAAAAACTTTGACGAGGCGATAACGGTGGACGTCGCCAGTCTGGACCCTGAGTCCTTGTATCAGAGGCCATATGCTGGGTGAGTTTTGTGTATCTATTTTGGCTTTAgttaaatctgtattttaaatcattttttcacagacGTTGTCACTTGGACTTGgcaatatatctatatatccatATTGTGATATGAGGCTAGTTATcgacttagattttggatacGGTAATGACATGATGTGGCATAAGTGTTGCCTTGTCTTGGTTTTAAAGGCTCCCACTTgccattatatccacattactgattattatttgtcaaaaatctcattgtgcaaatattttgtgGAAGCCCAaacagtcatccctacaatattgttgcaatattgaTAACAAAgtttttggtcaaaaatattgtgatgtttgattttgtccatattgcccagccctattcTGTATTATTTACAGAAGAAGCCATCAAGGAGGCTGAAGGAGCTGAGGGTCGCTTTGGAAATAGGGCTGtgtgatataataatatatcgtGTGATAATAGAAAAGTGTCCATGGTTTCATATTAAGCTCTACCGTTTATTTCACAGTGTGTTGCAAATCGCACCCTTGACTGCAGTATTTTTCATCAATTGGAATCTGTCCATCTTTTGCACAGATTAATAAATGATTgttcttggctttttactctcatagcttttattgcacttacagtaagaTATCAAATGTAGTTGTGGCCAACAGTAGCGCAACAATTACTGACAACAAAACACAGTAGAGACATGTTAATTTACACTATTCACCCAATTTATGTGCactcatttaatttcagcacTGTGCGACACTTTCTACTAATACTCTCTACACTCTGTATATATTCATTGAATTTACAATTTACTGTCATCAGGATATGATATTTTGGTAATGTCACACAGCCCTACTGTCACctaatttatctgtttttaatttacctctggtctttttattttatgtcgTTCTCCTTTCAAGGTTCTTTAACTGTCATCACTGCCGTTTGTCTGATTTTATGAGCGTACTTTAAGAAACCAAATTCAAGAGAAGAATCATATTGCAAGACAAAGACGGTCAGATTTGTCCTTAcatagaaaatgtgtgtatatctttgtgtgtgtgtgcctgaggCTCACTTTTGTCCCAATTGCTATGTGTGCTGTGTTCATtggtctcctctcctctggctCTTCAGAAGGATGACGTTTGGGAAGGTGAATGAGCTGGGCCAGTTTATCAGGGAGGCAGAGCCAGAGCCGGATGTGAAGAAATCCAAAGGCACGATACACTCCCACttatttctctcctctctctgtctcaatATTCTCATTTAGTCTTTGCCCTCACTCCGTCATATTTTATCTCATTCCTCCTTGCAGTGAAAAACATTTACTCTGCGACAGTGAATATAAACTCAGCTGATTCCATTCTCCCAACAGCTCATAGTcttcttaaatatttaaaaacattgcctttaaaaaaaaaaacagcatccaCCACTCTTAGATTGTAGGAAtggaaaatgacataaaatatcTTCATTATAACGTCTGTCTGAGTGTTTTCTCAAGGACGACATCAGAGTCCCAGACATGTCTACTGCAGAATAACTAGTCTGAATGTCGACTATAATAGAAAGAGTCTAACAAATGACTAAATGCTTAAATATGTCTGCATGGTTTCACCTAGAGTTAATTATGAGAGCACTTTTCCAGAGAAAGCCGGATTAGTCTGTAGTTTGTAGCAGTGTGTTCAGTTGAGTTTATAATGTCTGCTTACTGATGTTGCCTCTTTTTGAATCACTcagtcttctctctcttctcatttaGGTTCCATGTTTTCTCAAGCCATGAAGAAGTGGGTCCAAGGCAACTCGGACGAGGTGAGACTACAAATTGTTGGAATGCTCATAAATGATTAAGTGGTCAGAGGCTCAGAAAGGCGTGTGCTCAAACTCACTTTGTGGTGTCCATCCATGACATTATTAAAGAATCTTATGAAATCCAGTGACGAATTAAAGTTCTTGTTTGTGCTGTGACTCTTTGTTTTCAAGGCTCAGGAGGAGATGGCGTGGCAGATTGCCAAGATGATCGTCAACGATGTCGTTCACCAGTCAAACCACGACAGCCCTGGCAAGGCCACCAAGGTATAAAACCTCACTCGGCCGTCTGTTTCCTGTGCAGCGATGTGTGAAATGACTACAGTTCTTCTTtaagtgttttcttttgtctgtttgcaGTTATGACCCCACTGAGGAACCAAAGGAGCGTCACTCCCTGCAGACGCTGGCCAAGCCTGTGACAAACTGTACACAGGGTTCACCCCACAATGAACTGCATTACTCTAAGAACGAACAAGGCATTTTatcacccctccctcctcccaaccatcatgtgtctctgtgtgtgtgtgtgtgtgtgtgtgactgtgagccTGGGCGTGTGATTGGTAACGCATGGGCTTATGGAAAACTTGAAGTACATCATTGTTCCAATCTTCCAACTCCATAACACTATAAAGGTACATGTGTTGTCGCCTAAAGTAAAGCAAAATCAAAGCGCTTGAATCATTTTGAAGAAGTCACTCCTGAGAAAGGAAACATCGGACATGACGTTGGCACGAAGAAACAGCATGTCAGTAAAGACCATCGCTGCGCTGCTGTAGCCATACTGTTGAAAAATGTCTTATCCCGGACCTATGGAGGCTGTCACAAAGACTGAATTACCCTCCCCACACATTTTATAACCATTCCTTGTTTTTAGATGAAATTCTCTCTAAAGGGTCAGCCACTTAAGGCATAAGCAGATGAAGATCATTGGTTTGGATTGTCGTACAGTTTTTGCATATGCTTCCCTCATGCCTGGATTTGTTTTGCCTGCTATTCACTGATGTAAGCTGTCCTACTTTGGGCATTTACGTACTGTAAAGCATCTGCAAATGTGACAATGAACCAGAGAAGGATCTGACTCAGTTGTTGGACTGGCTGACCTATAGGAACCTCCTGGCACCTTTTACTGAGCTTAGAAGAAGAAATACTCCCTTATGAACCGAACTGCTCCAATTGTGATGGAAAACTCCAAACTCCatgttctatatatatatatatatagtatatatatgtagattTCTGGTTTATCCCCATATATTAATGTTAGTCCttttttaatggtgttttttttgtatgcatcactgaaaaaaaagttagtgaTGACTGGACTGTTCAACTGGAAAGTGTGCTCAGTGAATTaaacttcttttttaatttcgTTTGAGCCTTACCATGATGTGGAAAAGAACCAGAAAAGAGTCTTGGTACTATGTACCACTAATGTTTTCTGACATGTATGTGTACTTAatctataatatatttaaattgtgtttgatttaaatacatatattatgaaatgtttttgtctgtgctctttttttaaaaaacattttagcagAAATGTTGGTATGTTACTGCAGGCTGTGGTTATTGAAACAGTTTAATGTATTATGTTTACAGGCAGATTGACTCGAGGTGACCCTGGTACTGACAGTTTTAGGGTGAACAATTATCACCTTTCACCAGGTGGGGGCAGTGTTGGTTGCATTGCTTagagcaacaacaaaacaactcaTTGAGAGAGTATATATGTCTTTAAGAATGCTACTTAAATTATATCTAAACATAAGGTGACTCTTGTAGTTGGTCAAGAGGTCCAGAAAATCCACaaattgtaaaatataattCAAGTCAAATGGTTAAAAGTTCACcatatgaatatttttaattGAGTCACTGCAACTACTCACTGTGTTGACAATTAACAGTAAAGCAGCTTTATATCTACTCTATAAATACTCCAGCATAGTTCATAGCAAAATTTGCAGTTAATTGTttacagttgtttgttttttcacctgGATAACACTAACCTACTAAAGCTAATCAGAGTATGACGCATAGCTGTGTTGAATTCATTTCACAGTATATTTGCTTCTTGCTGCTTCACCAGCTTGCTGTCATTTCCAGACTGAGGCCACCTGCACATGCACAGGCTGCCCACCTAAATATAAACTGACAGTCCTGGTCCTGAGCTCTGAGTGGCTGAGATGCTGGTGTAGTGACTGACCCACACAGACCTGTAAGTATAACTATTATTGTAGATTTCGATACTATGAAGTGTTTTGTTCTGGCAATTTAATTGagattaaaaagtgttaaatgaatattttaattcagtgtttttattacagtGGTGTCTTTATGAAAGCATTAACAAAAGTGTAGCGTAAATTTGGACAGACACCTGCTCTGTCAAGTGAAAAGTAGTCAATGTTGGAAATGAACaggaaattagtttttttttaccttcagaATACAAGTAATGTTAAACAAGGGGGTCCCAGAGTATTTCCTACCACAGTTAAGACCTCTAACAGAAACATGTACAGTTTCATCGCCTTAATTCTCAAACAAGTCACATTATGAGTTGAAACCACTAAGGCTGATGTGGTTGTGTTTCAAAACCTGTCAGTCTACTTGGACACATTCACTTTTACAAAAGATCAACTTGTTGTAACTTGTTGATACATTTGAATGTAACAGATTAAGACACCACACTAGATCATTTCAGGTGATCCATCAATGCatgattcatttttaacatgtgGGGATTTTCTGCTCTcaaataaagcaacattttttcattaaaaatgtcttgAATAAACGATCTTATCAGACTCTAAGTTCTGccaattcacattaaaaaactgaGATGATCCAGTTTGGCATTTAACATACAGTTTGGTCAATTTTATTTCCCCTTAAGTCTCATAAAACAATCTTATTCCACACCAGctgattattttacacagtGTATCAGCTTGTTGCAGCTCCTCATTGAAGCTATATTATGATTTCACTGACTTAAATATTAACGCTGAACACTCCACGCTCTTTTATTGCTGTGCAAttacatcaaatggaaatacatgaTGTATTGGTGTCTTTGGAAATGTTGGGATCTATTTATATAGGCTATTATAATAGAATTCATGCATGAGTTCGTAATGACTGCTGCTTATCATGTAGTGACACTGGGGGAAGTTTCCAGATAACCTGCCTGACAGTCCCTGTTGTGACCGACATTTCCCACTTTCTCCTGTCCCAAATACTGCACTGAATGACAGCGATAACTGACTCGACCAATATTTCAGGTAACTGATTCTCAGCCTCCACAGGACCAGATGAGGTCCACGCCAGAAGGCTGGCATGGTGGCCACATTTTGTCCCCATGAGGGCAAttgttgtttctgttgataatGTGATAAGACCGTGTCAAACCTGCATGACACATTgctataaaaatattaattgcTCCTTTATTTTTCAGTTAAGGCTGTCTCAAACCTTAATGCAACGCCTCTCTCTCATGATTTCACTTTGAAAATCACATCCGGAAACGCAGTCTTTTTAACCCCAGTGAGCTTGACGTGGTCCAGACGCAATCTTTTCTGAGACGCAAAGTGCGTCGCTGGCCGTATTGAGGCAGATCAAGTACCTCCAGAGCAGCAGAAGGCAGGCAACGGCACAGAGAGATGTGTCTGTTAGTGTTTCTGCCTCTAAATGAACCCGCTCCTCCACCTGCACCGGCATGTCAACTGCGCAACCAGTTTTAGGGTGTGACAAACATCTTGCGCGCGTGTGTGCCAGATTTGGGCATTTTTCCAGCCTGAGTGGCCGCGCGGATGACTTGACTTTATTGTATCACCATCACTCCTCCTGCTGATGTGTTTtcttactgttttctttttttgctgacCAGATGTTCTGGACACGGGCGCGCGGGGCTGCCTCTGCGGATGTCCagtgatttctttttaatttaaatgtatttttattttatttttttgctgatgTAGTGCGGGTCAGGGGCTGAAGTTAAAGTCTGCTCTTGAAGGTGTGAGCTCCAAATGCATTCGCTCCTGGGCcgggagaagaaagaagaagaagccggGTTTGGGATTGATCTGGGTCTGTCTCCGGGCTTTCTGCCCCAAGCTGCCACGATGTTCAGCTGTGTGGGCTGCTTTTGGgttctcctctcctccgctCTGGTCGCCGTCTGCAGCTTCAGTTTCATATCTCCTGCCTGGATTGTTAAGGACCAACTGAGGAACAACCACCAGCATCACcagcatcaccaccaccacaacaacaagGACTCTGTGAGCTTCGGCTTGCTGTGGCACTGCTCGGAGTCTCTGGATCACATGTACCGATGCTACACCTTCGGGGGACTGGGTAAATTTGCGGAGATCCCCTCCAGCTCCTGGCAGGTAAACGTACACACCCATGTCCAACACATGTGGAGGGATGAGAGCGGGTGGGTGGGTGCTGAGGGCTtggcaggctgtgtgtgtgtgtgtgtgtggcatcaAAAGATAGAGGAAACAACTGAAAACAGGGCATATTTTTTGGGGagcaaaaatgaacaaatctgAGCAAAATCACCCAGACTTGAAATTAAACGCAAGCCTAATTACTGCTCTTATGATTTGACTAAATCAAGAAAATTACACCTGATTGAAGAAAATGTGTCTTGGTTTGAGATAATTAATCAAACAAGATGATTTGCATCAATAACAAGTCATTCGtcttagaaaaaaacacattttcactcacAATAGTAGTTTAAATgacatgttatatataatatgcaCATTTCCCTATATCTACTCATCCATCAGCTGTTATTCCATGCAtgtttgtcaggttttttttgtaaattctgggctcagatttgaaaaaaagtgaCTCTTCACCTCATGATCAAACTCTGTACTCGTTCACCTGCTGTAAGGCCTACACGCTGCACACACCAGCTGAATGACACTACAACATGACTAATGTGGCTGATGCTCCCTCTGAGTCAGTTTctgggaaaaacacacacacacacacacacacaaatttgaGGTGATGCAGAAGAAATTAGTCAACGATCTGGGGGTGTATCATACAGAGCAGCATCTGCAGCGCAGCGTCGCAGACACACATCAAAGCTGCTAAAGTGGCACTAGGTTGGCAGGCTGCTCACCCTTCAGGGCTCCCTACTAAGCAGAAATTTCACTTTGGTGCCTCCTCGTCAAAACTGAACCTATTTAGCGAATGCATGAGTGGCTGGTTTTCCTACTTACATTTCACTCCTTAGATAGGCTGTAAACAGCTGTGCAGTTAAATCCCAGCAATGAACATCCTCACAAATGTCTGTTGGCCAATCTGtttgagactttaaaaaaagtttgaaaatgacTGCTTTGTTCTCAAAGGTGGTTGTATCCCAGCACCTCAGTTAGAAACACAATAGGCTTTGTTAGAAGATTGTATCTGGGATGCTTACTGTTCATGCAAGTGGTGGAATAACTTAATTCACTATTACAGGAAAGGCTTTTTGGACCCCCCAGCTTGgcaaatctgaaaaaaactgcTGCAGAATAGCAGCCACCTCTGGAGTTACTGTATGATTTATGTATGAAGGGGAATTAGCATTTGAAAGGGAGATATTAATAAGTGGCTGCTTGTGGGATTGTAGCAAGTATCTGCAGAGAGGGAAGAATGCAACGCCTGGGATTCTTTTCACAGGGAAAACACAGGTGTTGAAACTGCACCGACAGATAGACAGGCCGGCTCTGTACGTACTTTTAATCTCATTCACTTTGAGACATTAGCTACTGTGTGTCCTTCACTAGATTAAAGTTTTGGTGTGCTGCCTTTAAGGCTCATTTGGCTAAAATCAGCAGTCATTTTTGCCAGTTAGCCAGATGTCAGTAAGTCAATTAGTGGGTCTTCCAATCATGAGCTCTTCTGCCAGTGTGTCAGTGAGCGCCAGGCTGATGGAGCTGCTTTTCTGTGCAGGGCTACATGTGTTATTACGGCGGTGAACCCGAGCGCACGATCCTGCTCCCACAGCCATTAATAAAGGTGAAGGGGCCATTAAGTTTTCATCAGAGCCACTTTATTACTCCACCACTGCACGCTGATGTGCACATCGTTTTGCTGATGCCTTCCATTTTCAACTTGTCAACAACCTGCCTGCGCACAGGAACACaaatctgtgtgtctgtatatgcgGTAAACACATGGACACACGCTCCAGAAGCCATTAGTTCCACTCCCGTGTTTGTGTTGGAGTAGACGAAGACAACTATTAACTGTATATCGAGCTCTATCAGAGTGGAAGGGTGTGCTCACTTGCTCGGCTCACTCTGAAAAGTCAATCTGAGCTCTGTGGATCCTGTGTAAGTGAaccagagaaggaggagggcaggacaggacaggacagaggAGGATAAAGTAGGCTCCCAGGGAGACTGCCCTACTTGTGCTGGAGTTTCTGTGGGCTTTTCTGTTGTTGCTCCATGTTGTCAAAAGCTTTTGCTTGGACAGCGCTCCTTTCCAGTGCTGCTGGCGCTCAGGAGCCCAGAGCTGTGAGCCGTAGCCAGGCTGGCAGGGACGGTTGAAGTTCAGCTACTGAAAACGTGTTCTTCTACATGGTGGTTTTCCACATAAATTATTCCTCCTAGCGTGTTTACCTCATATCCCACTGCTGGGCCGGGCGATGTAGGGTAGTTGCCACGTGtatcatgtatgtatgtatgtgcgcAGAAGTCAGCAGGAAAGCGGTGTGTGCTGCAGCGGTGCATGCCAGGTTGGACGTGTCGGAGGAGGAGGTGTACTACGAGCTGCTGCTAGGTAAAgtgtgaaggaggaggagggcgcCTGCCAGAAAACATTTTCACCTTAACTTGTTAAGAGCTCGTGGGCCTCCAGCTGCTTCACAGCACTAAACACTGGAACTGGATTAGCTCGGCCTCTGTAGTAACCAGCCAACAGCTCAGACacatacagctgtgtgtgtgtgtgtgtgtgtgtgtgtgtttgggcagAGAGGTGGTGCGTCTGTGgattgttctgtgtgtgtgtgtgtgtgtgtgtgtgtgtgtgtgtgtgtgtgtttgggcttCTTATACAGCACGTGCCCACTGAATGTCAAGGTCGTCTTGTAGCCTAAATGAGAGGTGGCCGAGCTCCAGGAACACTGATTGGAAAATGTCTGAGTTCCTTCCTCATCTTTTGTCGGTCTGTGCAGAAAATGGCAGCATGTCAAGGCGGAGATTCTGGGCTGTGGAAAAAGGGGATGAGATTGGCTTCCAACGAAATCCTTCGACACGCGAGACACAATCGGCCCGTGTTGTCTTTCCACACATGCCAAGAAGACAAATTATAGGCGTTACTGGAGATGTTTTACCATGCCTAATTGCCATCTACCTATGAAGAACACTTACTGGAGCATAAACCCTGCTCGACGCTCTAAATGTCATTTCACCACTCAGTGAGCCAGAACTAGTTTTAAGTAGATAGATAACTCATCTAATGAAATTCACATGGGATTCCTTTGTCTGGCTGCTAGTCAGCTTTTATCTTTGCCTTCCTTCATTAATGTTAACATCAAGAGAGGGTTCCACTGTGATAATAATTGTTGACAGGAAAAAGGATGCTACTGCTATGTTatcagtgtatttgtgtgtgaggaTTAGGTTATTTTATGTGAAAACCAGTTTCAAACAGGAACTAATATTCAAATGATTTTAAAGTTTCCTAAAGCTCAGGATGTTACCTTTACTCATGTTACATTCATTTTATAGCTTTTGTATACTGCTACTTTTTTAAGTATATAATTTCACCTttaattaagtacatttttactgAAGATCAATATATTTGAAAACAGACATATCAAAGAATCCAATGAGTATCAGAAACTAAACAACTGTTTACAGCAATCAGCCAACAAAGAATACAGTTGTAATATgagttaatttttttctttaacactgTTATATTATTTTGACAGTATAATATATTTAAGAGGAGGGTTCAGTGAAAACATTTATAATGCTGGCCTCGCTTTTTTACTAAGTGAAAAATAAGGTTCTGACCCACTCACTGCCCCAATAAGTTTTATACAGTTCCATAAAACAAAGTCTTAAAAAGTCTGTCAAAGTTTCTCCTAACCCTTTGAAGTCATGAGGATCATATCCAACAATATTCCAGTAACTCAATAACATGTAGCCTTAGCTTATGTTGAAGAAGGTACATTTGATTTTTGATCTATCAGATTTTTAAGAagtatgtagtagtagtagtaatatatGAATACAGATGAGACTGAGATTTGTTCACATTGTTGACTGGAATTCATGAactcaaaacacaacaattcttattttcaggtgattatacattaattaaaacatacttatgaatattatatttcgtttctgccaagtccattctgctagatgtcactaaattctatacactgcacctttaatgagATAAGATGTACGTCCTTCAGACCAGGGCATGATGCTCATAGTGAAGAGTCAGTTCAGACAGAGATTCATTGGTGTGTGCTGTCTAATATCAGAATGATGGACAAGGTCTGGCCTTTATCTCTCTGAGCAACATGAGAGCGAGTTGGCCTCCACCACGGGGGCCAGGAGGtccaatgacacacacacaccacacacacacacacacacacacagacacacattcctATTTGACTCAATGTATTCCCTTCCACTTACTGACAAATACACTGGCTCAACAGAAAACCCAGCAGACTAGCAAAGTGCTGTGAAATCTCCGCTGAACAGAAAACCATCATCTCGTCCTTGATGCAGGCTCGAGTTGCTCCTTAGATTTAGTGTAGCAGTaaagctcctctctctctcctctcagcctcttATGGCCTCTCTCCTTTAATGCTAATGGGGAACCTCTGTGGTGAAAGCCATTTGTGTGGAAGTGTGTCTGCCTGTTATAAATGATGTTACGGGGTCTAATGCACATGTTGTATTCCTGTTTCCCCGTGGGGAGTCCACTGCCCGGTTTGCATCAGAGACAAAGACGGACTTGTCTGGCTGCTTTCTCCTGCCGACCTCATTCTGTTCAGAGCTTCACGCGCagctcaccacacacacaagtatGACACGTCAAAGCGATGCGACGCACCCGTACATAAACACACGtatgtttttttacatgtgcaGGTATGCACACAGcgagatgaaaagagagatgaCGCAGACATGTTAACTCTCTGGGAAAAAAATGCTTTCTCACACATCAGCGTGATCAAAAGAGACATTGATGTGATGTACAGTGGCTGGCCATGTCAGCACTGATGCAGTAATTAGGGGTTCAGGGAAAGATGGCCGAGGGACATTAGAAAAGAACAGGAGTgagttatttaaataaaaatggttcTCTTGTGATCCTTCCAAAAAAAATACCAGCTCTAACACATTGtctatgctaaaaaaaaaggctgtatCCACTCAAAACCGCCCCCATTCACAGCGCAAAAGGAGCCATAGTCCATTTTCACACTCAGTAATAAACCGAACTCCTCTCAGCTGATATCATAAAAAGAGTTCCACCTGTAATGTGTTGGCCACCATCTACAGCttatttcctctctgcttcctctgcgACCTTTGGCCCAGCCTCTTGTTCCCACACTTACCTAtgagctgaaaataaaaaagaagaagaagaagaaggagaagaaagtaAGTGGT
This Scomber scombrus chromosome 14, fScoSco1.1, whole genome shotgun sequence DNA region includes the following protein-coding sequences:
- the LOC133994583 gene encoding LHFPL tetraspan subfamily member 7 protein yields the protein MHSLLGREKKEEEAGFGIDLGLSPGFLPQAATMFSCVGCFWVLLSSALVAVCSFSFISPAWIVKDQLRNNHQHHQHHHHHNNKDSVSFGLLWHCSESLDHMYRCYTFGGLGKFAEIPSSSWQTSAVLCSGGCALLAVSSLLAIITIFLPSGGCERRICTLAGYMQMASVFIMAAGLLVYPFGLNSSLVRSFCGDSDIYYAGECQIGWGYMLAIVGVMLTVFLPFFAKYAPKEQLSPTPLPTLL